A window from Plasmodium relictum strain SGS1 genome assembly, chromosome: 7 encodes these proteins:
- the MSP1P gene encoding merozoite surface protein 1 paralog, putative, protein MCIFFLLFLFFCFHSETIGFLNFLHKTNETTKKYTLLLISLIESRENIKLDKNNDEKLKDIEKNIKKIKNEMYDLYFSLKYLYSSINLSFIKELYLYDENVQIWIFEEKNLNNIKTVKDIKIYLEKITVYYKKKFMKNKLEETCSYINTKNILRKQIEVLRYNYYMILIKLYYKKYINYFKKLTVNRNDFFNIPFNSHLNFKEDIYYKTFENFSVNISEKKILQEKKNRSKINKIKNKDEDQIKKEKDNEEKNLNYIETYQYILSEKSDKKFMMKMRNLLNNIEISLEKNIANSVKYISRRMIEISEKQVSINYCRDIYKELKYKNYDKIFFDENHFENLIKHSREKSFPSLIAQEKKQLYEKRNIFEYFIFFHIEKLLNIKSKLEDKLKEFLNLFKKFQNNPQSMVLTIRNEIKYIFSFLDEYIDMYSFIYLNFDDYYSTIRDILSLNYIKQNLKDNRKDVAENIIKHLSDLNKSFSKYKKTKEIYENFIENLLKQKNDIEINKSNKNIKKNNEEKNDISKNELLKKKGKNEDYSDANNIEESKFFNFKELSFILNDKKNFIEKEDKKKKNELYDKVIKDENEYLHNLKNIMKLLNDYKELKNKKIEIKYISNTSKSEREPILFASKFRQYEIIEYYKNILLFIKILIKKRILLKLKTKIMILREFFPLSFLFNKYFVYIIYNNSFKNFIKKYKKKVNQNFCFDLTLKNLESLLKHIDLSNIFMNYMFYIFNLNHNFISKHLKVDEIILTHLHKNVKKLKNLTDVKNFLQKNFSYSINNLTHKKIIKSFKFINTYLHNIFNNNNISVYILKNFENLKIQCSNEDLHEIYNEVYSKNKVEDFIFNNMNDLKNKFNKINMANVSSIQFCSYSEFPLKLFDNALLINSLTESYKFILYKTQQNYIFKLYYYSNHKNATVFEKIIFQLLSKYNMDTYNNLKISTFNSYCKKKKIKKENIKFYTGINSSNEDNILNEDKDNYIFSNNNNNKYVHKNLEILCDKQYSNNENSSLISQEKKDSNLKINIKINKSQDKFENSNINNNLLFNKNTNLPYFYKCDLLDENKKSLVSFYIKNFEKYSNKSVFELPKEENDEINNILYPFPNTEKNNFYEINKNKVKEEFMYCDNMYKNSKHNSYDSTFNTTLANKNELLFEKESIEHYYLILNLLYEYIVNKSESLLNIKKIEKEISNLYVRIKLYEENISHIYKQKQLKNSIDETNEMKKQYKKDISEAVNEKHKALLNIYKDIIHTHSKTENYLISLKKANEKKKISIKNFELNKYALLTQNKKEDIQQFNFYHSEILKYLQKQKKCCDSYLKEMLTHFKYLSIFHSSFSNVEKNKKIIEYIYISINDSFNDIIRCEKSTKQLIVNYKKIKEKLHLIYTIKSSSHKKFRKFYLLTNYFYIEKDDNVYFFLDNDEKIRNYKIYKRLINDIEEDLLIVGKIKDKNKKRQIIFKELEEQINVLKELKKQLHIDVEYNVKTLYSNIFYENMLIYEYLVSYEEKLNKKLLIYNNILNNIRNSFEHKPNFTYDPSFFYNYVKYDNKGIEFVDKILEIYEGKNYVNIEKGNNYNNKIYISYNKNKMKKNNFTSNQDTPFELIENKCNYKKCSQNSFCSIYKSREKCFCFLNYIMIDKKCYLNENNTCSIKNGGCDQKAKCELKKNKIKCTCPLGTKSIHEGVLCSLSTFKKISNFFILLLILISYFS, encoded by the coding sequence AtgtgtatattttttcttttatttttatttttttgtttccaTTCCGAAACTATAggatttttaaattttttacataaaacaaatgaaacaacaaaaaaatatacacttcttttaatttctttGATTGAATCaagagaaaatataaaattagataaaaacaatgatgaaaaattaaaagatatagaaaaaaatattaaaaaaataaaaaatgagatGTATGACTTATATTTCTctcttaaatatttatattcatcAATTAATTTAAGTTTTATCAAAGAgctatatttatatgatgaAAATGTTCAAATATGGATATTTgaggaaaaaaatttaaacaatataaaaacagttaaagatataaaaatttatttagaaaaaattacagtatattataaaaaaaaatttatgaaaaataaattagaagAGACTTGCAGCTATATTAACACTAAGAATATTTTGCGTAAGCAAATTGAAGTATTaagatataattattatatgatattaataaaattatattataaaaaatatataaattattttaaaaaattaacagtCAACAGGaatgatttttttaacattccTTTTAATTCACACCTCAATTTTAAGGAAGATATCTATTACAAAacttttgaaaattttagtgtaaatatatcagaaaaaaaaatattacaagaaaaaaaaaatagaagtaaaattaataaaattaaaaataaagatgaagatcaaataaaaaaagagaaagataatgaagaaaaaaacttAAATTACATTGAAACTTATCAATATATACTAAGTGAAAAATcagataaaaaatttatgatgaAAATGAGAAATCTCTTAAACAACATCGAAATttcattagaaaaaaatattgctAATTCTGTTAAATATATATCCAGAAGAATGATAGAAATATCAGAAAAACAAGTAAGTATAAACTATTGCAGGGAcatatataaagaattaaaatataagaattacgataaaattttttttgatgaaaATCATTTTGAAAATTTGATTAAACATTCTAGAGAGAAATCATTTCCTTCATTAATAGCACAGGAAAAAAAACAGCTTTacgaaaaaagaaatatttttgaatatttcattttttttcatatagaaaaattattaaatataaaaagtaaacTAGAAGATAAACTAAAAGAATTTCTTaatctatttaaaaaatttcaaaataatCCTCAATCAATGGTATTAACAATTAGAAATGAAATCAAATACATATTCAGCTTTCTGGATGAATATATAGATAtgtattcatttatatatttgaacTTTGATGATTACTATAGTACAATTAGGGATATATTATCTTTGAATTATATtaaacaaaatttaaaagacaATAGAAAAGACGTAGctgaaaatattataaaacatTTGAGTGATTTAAATAAGtctttttctaaatataaaaaaactaaagaaatatatgaaaattttattgaaaatttattaaaacagAAAAATGACATAGAGATAAATaaatctaataaaaatattaaaaagaataatgaagaaaaaaatgatatcaGTAAAAATgaactattaaaaaaaaaaggaaaaaatgaagattaCAGTGATGCTAATAATATAGAagaatcaaaattttttaattttaaggaactttcatttatattaaatgacaaaaaaaatttcatagaaaaagaagataagaaaaaaaaaaatgagctATATGATAAGGtaataaaagatgaaaatgaatatttacataatttgaaaaatataatgaaactATTAAATGACTATAAGgaactaaaaaataaaaaaatagaaataaaatatatatcaaaCACTAGTAAGTCAGAAAGGGAGCCTATACTATTTGCATCAAAATTTAGACAATATGAAATAATAgaatattacaaaaatatcttgctatttataaaaatattaattaaaaaaagaatattactTAAATTAAAGACAAAAATTATGATTTTGAGAGAATTTTTTCCAttgtcatttttatttaataaatattttgtttatattatatacaaCAACtcctttaaaaattttataaaaaaatataaaaaaaaagtaaatcaaaatttttgttttgacttaactttaaaaaatttggaAAGTTTACTAAAGCATATTGACCtatctaatatttttatgaattatatgttttatatttttaatcttAATCACAACTTCATAAGTAAGCATTTGAAAGTGGATGAAATAATTCTAACtcatttacataaaaatgttaaaaaattgaaaaatttaactgatgtaaaaaatttcttacagaaaaatttttcatacagcattaataatttaactcataaaaaaataataaaatcttttaaatttattaatacctatttacataatatatttaataataataatatttctgtgtatattttaaaaaattttgaaaatttgaaaatacAATGTAGTAATGAAGATTTACAcgaaatatataatgaagtttattcaaaaaataaagttgaagattttattttcaataacatgaatgatttaaaaaataaatttaataagaTAAATATGGCAAATGTATCATCTATTCAGTTTTGTTCTTATTCAGAATTTCCTTTAAAATTGTTTGACAATGCccttttaataaattctttGACAGAATCTtacaaatttattttatataaaacacAACAgaactatatttttaaattatattattattctaaTCATAAAAATGCAACtgtttttgaaaaaataatttttcagctattaagtaaatataatatggatacatataacaatttaaaaattagtaCATTTAATTCTtattgcaaaaaaaaaaaaataaaaaaagaaaatataaaattttatacagGTATAAACTCTTCTAATGaagataatattttaaatgaggataaagataattatatcttttctaataataacaataataaatatgttcATAAGAATCTAGAAATTTTATGTGATAAACAATACTCTAATAACGAAAATAGTTCATTAATATCacaagaaaaaaaggattccaatttaaaaataaatataaaaattaataaatcacaagataaatttgaaaatagtaatataaataataatttattatttaataaaaatactaatttaccttacttttataaatgtgatttattagatgaaaataaaaaatcacttgtatctttttatataaaaaactttgaaaaatattcaaataaatCAGTATTTGAATTAccaaaagaagaaaatgatgaaattaataatatactaTACCCATTTCCTAatacagaaaaaaataatttttatgagataaataaaaacaaggTTAAAGAAGAATTCATGTATTGTGATAATATGTACAAAAATTCTAAACATAATTCATATGATTCAACATTTAATACTACTCTAgctaataaaaatgaacttCTTTTTGAAAAAGAATCTATTGagcattattatttaattttaaatttgctatatgaatatatagtAAATAAGAGTGAAAGCCTTTTAAACatcaaaaaaatagaaaaagaaatatcaAATTTATACGtaagaataaaattatatgaagaaaatatttcacatatatataaacagaaacaattaaaaaattcaattGATGAGACaaatgaaatgaaaaaacagtataaaaaagatatatcaGAAGCAGTAAATGAGAAACACAAAgctttattaaatatatataaagatataataCATACACATTCAAAAActgaaaattatttaattagcttaaaaaaagcaaatgaaaaaaaaaaaataagcatTAAGAATTTCGAGTTAAATAAGTATGCTCTCTTAACTCAAAATAAGAAGGAAGATATTCaacaatttaatttttatcatagtgaaatattaaagtatttacaaaaacaaaagaaatGCTGTGATTCTTACTTAAAGGAGATGCTAAcccattttaaatatttatctatatttcattcttcattttctaatgttgaaaaaaataaaaaaataattgaatatatatatataagtatcAATGATTCCTTTAATGACATTATTAGATGTGAAAAAAGCACAAAACAATTAAttgttaattataaaaaaataaaagagaaattGCATTTGATATATACAATTAAAAGTAGTTCACATAAAAAATTTCgaaaattttatcttttaactaactatttttatattgaaaAGGATGATAatgtttacttttttttagataatgatgaaaaaataagaaactataaaatttataaaagacTCATAAATGACATTGAGGaagatttattaattgttggtaaaataaaagataaaaacaaaaaaagacaaataatttttaaagaattagaAGAGCAAATTAATGTTTTAAAAGAGCTAAAAAAACAATTACATATAGATGTTGAATATAATGTAAAGACTTTATActctaatatattttatgagAATATGTTGATTTATGAATATCTTGTAAgttatgaagaaaaattaaataaaaaattgcttatttataataacatTCTAAATAATATTAGAAATTCTTTTGAACATAAACCAAATTTCACATATGAtccatcttttttttataattatgtaaaatatgataataaaGGAATTGAATTTGTAgataaaatattagaaatttATGAGggaaaaaattatgttaacatagaaaaaggaaataattataataataaaatatatatatcatataataaaaataaaatgaaaaaaaataattttacttCTAACCAAGATA
- the LRR8 gene encoding leucine-rich repeat protein, putative, producing the protein MSYEKEEYREDKKNDNIDNEKKEDMNNKIFYSIIPDNDYKNIHTNIINEKMIIEEIKKYNNVKRNNVIDEFYHTKSLSLENKKILLIQNINLFKNLEELHLDNNLIEELENLNELVNLKILSISNNNIKEIKNLDNLKKLSELNLHNNKIKKIENLHNNKNLKILILSKNYIEDLENIFYLRCLENLKFLNLIDNPICNIKNLSCEVISNLKNVKYFNNEIVTVKNSQIEKTCIDVKIYEETKEIKNYDLNNNINDTKNYEKKISEAYLYDITILSNSLFDEKKEPNVLLKIDNYSKIKNDFLENIQNMNSEIINKILILNEERKKSSDEFENKVEKFTSQSMLENISEYNKLKKRTKKAIRNILSFLNCEQGIENMTIKKCPDYYKKKLEINEKKSINDTIKKRIEDISKNYNLKLNTQIFSEIEESKESEKNEDISNENEDINIIFVNKEKYSILKNYIENNIEENFLFRDKLINEELMNIVSLNNFIEKFKVNISNIIKVINDNIYSYFRKLEELEQSFNSKILNFFSDVKKNDQPAIIFNEEEINEYYIYKGYRSNVLNNLEDFISSSYNKAGNFLIEEKKKYLFLKSRERITEIGNIVDIFNDLFYSYLYLLHVK; encoded by the exons atgagttatgaaaaagaagaatatagagaagataaaaaaaatgataatatagataatgaaaaaaaggaagatatgaataataaaatattctacAGTATAATACCAGATaatgattataaaaatatacacacaaatataataaatgaaaaaatgataattgaggaaataaaaaagtataataatgtaaaaagaaataatgtAATTGATGAATTTTATCATACTAAATCTTTAtcattagaaaataaaaaaatattattaatacaaaatattaacctttttaaaa ATTTAGAAGAGTTACATttagataataatttaatagaagaattagaaaatttaaatgaattagttaatttaaaaattttaagtatttcaaataataatataaaggaaataaaaaatttagataatttaaaaaagttatCAGAACTAAATTTACATAATAAcaagattaaaaaaattgaaaatttacacaacaataaaaatttaaaaattttgatattaagtaaaaattatatagaagatttggaaaatatattttatttaaggtgcttagaaaatttaaaatttttaaatttaattgatAATCCTAtatgtaatataaaaaatttatcatgTGAAGTAAtttctaatttaaaaaatgttaaatattttaacaatGAAATAGTTACTGTTAAAAATTCACAAATAGAGAAAACTTGCATTGATGTTAAAATATACGAAGAaacaaaagaaattaaaaattatgatttaaataataatattaatgatacaaaaaattatgaaaagaaaatttcCGAAGCATATTTATATGATATAACTATTTTGTCTAATTCACTatttgatgaaaaaaaagagccAAATGTTTTACTTAAAATAGataattattcaaaaataaaaaatgattttttagaaaatattcaaaatatgAATTCAGAAATAAT taataaaatactaatattaaatgaagaaagaaaaaaatcttCTGACGAATTTGAAAATAAAGTTGAAAAATTTACTTCACAAAGTATGTTAGAAAATATTAGTGAAtataacaaattaaaaaagagaaCAAAAAAGGCcataagaaatatattaagttttttaaattgtgAACAAG gAATAGAGAACATGACGATTAAAAAGTGCCCTGATTACTACAAGAAAAAACTAGagataaatgaaaaaaaaagcataaacgatacaattaaaaaaagaattgaaGATATctcaaaaaattataatttaaagttGAATACACAAATTTTTAGTGAAATTGAGGAAAGTAAAGAaagtgaaaaaaatgaagacaTTTCAAACGAAAACgaagatataaatattatatttgtcaataaagaaaaatactcaattctaaaaaattacattgaaaataatattgaggaaaattttctatttagAGATAAGTTAATAAATGAAGAACTGATGAATATAGTTTCACTGAATAATTTcatagaaaaatttaaagtaaACATTTCAAACAtaataaaagttataaatgaCAATATCTATAgttattttagaaaattagAAGAATTAGAGCAATCTTTCAATTCTAAAATTCTTAACTTTTTTTCtgatgttaaaaaaaatgatcaacctgctataatttttaa cgaagaagaaataaatgaatattatatttacaaaGGGTATAGATCAAATGTTTTAAACAATTTAGAGGATTTTATTTCAAGTAGTTACAATAAAGCaggtaattttttaattgaagaaaaaaaaaagtatttatttttaaaatcaaGAGAAAGAATAACAGAAATTGGAAATATTGttgatatatttaatgatTTATTCTACTCTTATCTGTACTTATTACatgttaaataa
- a CDS encoding procollagen lysine 5-dioxygenase, putative has product MYKNSHISIDEIKEKIKNTKLHVLTFATHEQGYFKTLKESCKNLNINLKVLGMGEKWKGFIWKLIKVKEYLNLCNDNDLILFVDGFDTFFVQPANVIIERYIINYDNFFVCTSESTYSSDTFFLKFIEKMHLIFHNSIFKNNDNTDWNSLNIKKKYQNFTFFYNNLNLLNSGGWISNVFLAKKILQYIPSFIDNDQVFLTNLYLDSNYFLKLQEKISSKENKKMLEFNVLKNFKYYNKIIIDNHNIIFHLFRGKNNLMLLNYAECIEHFPFKPLLNIYYLNDEKKEKLILENSLDQKKEKNNIVNTFINFIKKVFKNDKKNNGCNDDDDDDDDNLKKIKLVKEKYKNQNEWRKQKSILDNVYIDNTRKIGQIEKTFNYSVVDINTHTSPCMLHIHCLRNADDIILNIGLKNIYSSKWYGHLWYLFYSLKDTLNFNYFSLLFATVVAIVTFILIHLKYLLNFLIYIDTNFYISNMKKVTYINRAMLILNDIELSCVLSFILSILFWLFYIFNKTII; this is encoded by the coding sequence ATGTACAAAAATAGTCATATAAGTAtagatgaaataaaagaaaaaataaaaaatacaaaattgcACGTTCTAACTTTTGCTACTCATGAACAAGGTTATTTTAAAACGCTAAAAGAAAGTTGTAAGAAtttgaatataaatttaaaggtATTGGGAATGGGAGAAAAATGGAAAGGGTTTATTTGGAAactaataaaagtaaaagaaTATCTAAATTTATGCAATGATAATGATCTAATTCTTTTTGTTGATGGTTTTGATACTTTCTTTGTTCAGCCAGCTAATGTCATTATAGAAAggtatattataaattatgacaatttttttgtttgtacTAGTGAAAGTACTTATTCTTCCGAtacttttttcttaaaatttataGAGAAAAtgcatttaatttttcataatagtatttttaaaaataatgacaATACTGATTGGAACTccttaaatataaaaaaaaaataccaaaactttacttttttttataataatttaaatttgcTTAATTCAGGAGGATGGATTAGTAATGTATTCTtagcaaaaaaaattttacaatatATACCTTCTTTTATTGATAATGATCAAGTATTTTTAACAAACCTATATTTAGATTCtaattatttcttaaaattgcaagaaaaaataagttcaaaggaaaataaaaaaatgctaGAATTTAATgttctaaaaaattttaaatattacaataaaattattatcgacaatcataatattatatttcacTTATTCAgaggaaaaaataatttaatgctACTAAATTATGCCGAATGTATAGAGCATTTTCCTTTTAAAcctttattaaatatttattacttaaatgatgaaaaaaaagaaaaattaattcttgaAAATTCATTGgatcaaaaaaaagaaaaaaataatattgtaaatacttttataaattttataaaaaaagtttttaaaaatgataaaaaaaataatggctgtaatgatgatgatgatgatgatgatgataatttaaaaaaaattaaattagtaaaagaaaaatacaaaaatcaAAATGAATGGAGAAAACAAAAATCAATTTTAGATAATGTTTATATTGATAATACAAGAAAAATTGGGCAAATTGAAAAAACATTTAATTATTCTGTTGTTGACATAAATACTCATACATCTCCTTGCATGCTTCATATACACTGCCTAAGAAATGCTGATGATATAATCCTCAACATaggattaaaaaatatatatagctCTAAATGGTATGGGCATTTATGGTATTTATTTTACAGTTTAAAAGACACTTTAaactttaattattttagtCTTTTATTTGCTACAGTAGTTGCAATTGTCACTTTCATTTTAATTCATCTTAAATatcttctaaattttttaatatacatTGATACCAATTTCTATATAAGCaatatgaaaaaagtaaCTTACATAAACAGAGCTATGCTGATACTAAATGATATTGAACTTTCTTGTGTTctatcttttatattatcgATTTTATTTTggcttttttatatttttaacaaaacTATTATATAG